The Desulfobulbus propionicus DSM 2032 DNA segment ATCCAGGTTGCCGCCTTGGCCGGTGTCCCTGAACACGTCATAACCCGTGCCTACACCATCCTCAAAAACATCGAACAAGGAGAGTTTACCCTTCAGGGGCAGCCAAAAATTGCGGCCGGCAAATCGGGGAAAAAACAGAATCCCATGCAGTTGCCGTTATTTTCTCCTGCAACGCACCCCTTGACGGATTTGCTGCGCACGATCAATCCAGATCTGCTCACCCCAAAGCAGGCTCTGGACTTCATCTACCAAGCCGTGGAATTAATGAAAAAAAACGAAGAATAATTACCGTTTCCCATGCCCTCACAGCGTGAGCCCGCCCCTTTCAAAAGTTAAAATTTTTAAACAGCCAACTCCCTATCAAAACATTCTTTTTAATTTTCAGGGCAACCATCCTGCGCAAAGTACAATTTCTTTTACCTTTGAGACCAAATACTGTATGTTTAAAAAATAATTGGCCTCATTCGCTCTCTTTCCGGTTATGGCGCATTCTCCCGTCACGGAATCCTCCACATCGAGATGTATCATCCATGTGCGCATTGAATTTTCCCATACTGAAACGAACGCATCCTGTCTTCCCGGGAGTGCTTGCAATATTCGTTATTGGTGCCTTCTTTCTCGCCCTTCCCTTTCACCATGCGTGGGCGGCGCCTCAAGCAAGTATCAAAATCGCTTCCGGTCAAAAGGACACACCCGATCAACAATACCAAGCGGCAAAAAAGAATCTTTCGCGTCTTGAACAGGAAAAGGCGTTCGGCAAAGACCGGAGCAACTGGCTGAATAACGCAAGCAGTTTTCGACAACTTCATCGGTCGCAGAAAAAAGGAGAACTGGGGCCACCAAGCCTCTACATGACAGCAAAGGTCTACCGATTGACGTACAGTCGTTTCCACATTGCCGACGATCTGGACAAGGCTATGCTGGCGTATCGAGAATTGGCCGATCTCTATCCTGGCCATTACCTCGCCGATGACGCCCTTCTCGAAAGGGCAGAATTGCTTGCCGCCAATCGCGCCCATGAACAAGAGGTCCGCGCCTTGTACCAACAAATTGTCGATCTGTATCCCCAAGGGGACCAGTATCAAAAGGCTCGGACCTTTTTGTCTCCTCCCCAAAACACAGAGGCAAAAAAAACAGCCGCCACCGCACCTTCCCCAATCGCGTCAAACGGTAACCTCGCGCACATTGCACCGGCTAAATTTTGGTCTTCCGCGGAATACGGCAGGGTCGTGATCGAATCTTCGGCGCCCCTTTCCTTCAAGGAAACATTCAACCAAAGCAACGATCAGCACCACCGCCAGCTTGTGTTGGAGCTGGAGCAAAGCTTCATTGCCCCATCCTTGCGCGCCCCAACCCGCATGGAAGCCGGGCTCCTCAAGCAAGTTCAGACCATGCAGACCAACGACAAGACCGTGCAGGTGAGATTTGATTTCGAACCGTTTGCTGAATACAAGATTTTCACGTTGAATGACCCCTTTCGTATCATCGTCGATGTCCACGGACAGGGTGAGACAGTGAGCCTGGTCAGCAAGGACAAAGACCAGTCCCAGGCAGCTCCTGTTCCGGACCAACCTCTCCAAGGGACCACGGGCACGGTCAATGCCAACCCGATACCGATTAGCCTAACCGATCTGAAAAAATTCCCGGCCGAGCAACGGCTGCCTCCCCAAGGGATAACACGTACGAAAAACAAAGAATCCCTTTCCCTCGCACAGCAATTGGGTCTTGGAGTGCGCAAGATCGTGATTGACCCGGGCCATGGAGGTAAGGACCCTGGAGCAATGGCCTTTGGCCTCAAGGAAAAGGACATCGTTCTGGCCATTGCCAAAAAGTTGGCCAACGTTCTCACGTCACGCTACAATTACGAGGTCATCCTCACCAGGACCAAGGATGTGTATCTTCCGCTTGAAAAACGCACAGCGGTCGCAAATTCACAAAAATGTGACCTCTTCATTTCCATTCACATCAATGCCCACACCGATAAAGCCAGCGGCGGCATTGAAACCTACTTCCTCAATTTAGCCACCGATGCGGGTGCCATGCGGGTGGCTGCGCTCGAGAATGCGACATCAACGCACAGCATTGGCGAATTGGAGGATATCTTGACCAATCTGATGCGCAATGCCAAAATCGATGAATCGACCCGATTAGCCCGCTTCGTGCATACCACTCTCGTTTCGGGCTTGAAGGGCAAATATCCCGTTCGAGATCTGGGCGTGAAACAGGCGCCATTCTATGTATTGATCGGCGCGGAAATGCCAGCCATTCTTGCGGAATTGTCCTTCATTACCAATCCTGGCGAGGCAAAACTTTTACAGACCGAGCAGTACCAAGACAGTATGGTCAACCAAATAGCCAATGGCATCAGCAATTATGTTGATCATCAGCGAACAGCCGCTGCCAGCCTGTGATTGAGCGCGTCACTTTGCCGAATTTTCTTTATCGCAGGAAGTCAAGGCGGAATGGTTAGGAAAGTGCAGGCGAATCCTGTTCGATATCTACCTCGTTGCTCTTCGCTGCCCTCAAAACTGTGCGATAGTGGGTTGGCCCCTCTTTCTCTCATACCATCGCGGTGTGGAAACAATCTGTTCCCCGATGATTGATACGAACCGCGTATCGTGCTAAATCCTGCAAAAACAAAAAAAGCCGCCTTTTTGCAAGGCGGCTTTTTCATATTACGTATTGGTAAACCAATCAGTGTCGAGCTAATTCTGCGGTGCGCAGACGGGCCATCGCCCTTTGCAGGGCGGCTTCAGCACGGACTCGATTGATCTTTTCCGTTGCCTGCTGGGTTTGCGTCAGACGTTTCTCGGCTCGCTCTTTGGCTCGCAGGGCGCGATCCACGTCAATCTCGTTGCCAAACTCAGCGCTTTCGACAAGAAAAGTGAT contains these protein-coding regions:
- a CDS encoding N-acetylmuramoyl-L-alanine amidase, which gives rise to MCALNFPILKRTHPVFPGVLAIFVIGAFFLALPFHHAWAAPQASIKIASGQKDTPDQQYQAAKKNLSRLEQEKAFGKDRSNWLNNASSFRQLHRSQKKGELGPPSLYMTAKVYRLTYSRFHIADDLDKAMLAYRELADLYPGHYLADDALLERAELLAANRAHEQEVRALYQQIVDLYPQGDQYQKARTFLSPPQNTEAKKTAATAPSPIASNGNLAHIAPAKFWSSAEYGRVVIESSAPLSFKETFNQSNDQHHRQLVLELEQSFIAPSLRAPTRMEAGLLKQVQTMQTNDKTVQVRFDFEPFAEYKIFTLNDPFRIIVDVHGQGETVSLVSKDKDQSQAAPVPDQPLQGTTGTVNANPIPISLTDLKKFPAEQRLPPQGITRTKNKESLSLAQQLGLGVRKIVIDPGHGGKDPGAMAFGLKEKDIVLAIAKKLANVLTSRYNYEVILTRTKDVYLPLEKRTAVANSQKCDLFISIHINAHTDKASGGIETYFLNLATDAGAMRVAALENATSTHSIGELEDILTNLMRNAKIDESTRLARFVHTTLVSGLKGKYPVRDLGVKQAPFYVLIGAEMPAILAELSFITNPGEAKLLQTEQYQDSMVNQIANGISNYVDHQRTAAASL